A portion of the Pseudomonas sp. PSE14 genome contains these proteins:
- a CDS encoding phosphoethanolamine transferase CptA, producing MSTTNSPSARKGVDWAGLGWLLLFFWYFSGVTQLLILATGTTGFAGFRDAFFLSSLWLAPVLLLPRFTRGISAVIGLVLWGASLVGLSYFGIYRQEFSQSVIFVMFESNTAEAGEYFSQYFSLWLCLALLVYSVVAVLLWRRIRPVTLPLYTRVPVAVLLVVMNLVYPFYKQMVTQERSFAEALEKVQQRMEPAVPWQLVVGYAQYRQQLDNMQKLLEQNASLPPLQNLKDSSGEAPRTLVLVLGESTTREHMHLYSYPRETTPNLDALAAAEGHNLTVFQNVVSPRPYTIEVMQQILTFGDEQNPDKFLTDPSLINLMKQAGYKTFWITNQQTMTKRNTMLTTFSQQTDAQFYLNNQRNQNASQYDGVVLEPFEKALQDPAQKKFIVIHLLGTHMDYRYRYPEQYAQFKDRQGVPSALSDDQVETYNFYDNAVLYNDFVVSSLIKRYAATDPNGFLLYLSDHGEDVYSSGNHDRLGRNEGAPTRPMYTIPFMVWTSPSWQAAHPRDLQAAANRPYSSSHLIHTLSDLAGLSYDRFEPVKSLVSDQFAVAPRWIGDPYKKDGLREFDKLPPTQAAPQQEIVKESKSPDTAQAPEAQPNKG from the coding sequence GTGTCTACCACTAATTCCCCTTCTGCCCGTAAAGGCGTCGACTGGGCCGGCCTGGGCTGGCTACTCCTGTTCTTCTGGTACTTCTCCGGCGTTACCCAACTGCTGATCCTGGCGACCGGCACCACCGGCTTTGCCGGCTTCCGTGACGCCTTCTTCCTCAGCAGCCTGTGGCTCGCTCCGGTGCTGCTGCTACCGCGCTTCACCCGCGGAATTTCGGCGGTCATCGGCCTGGTGCTGTGGGGCGCCTCGCTGGTGGGCCTGAGCTACTTCGGCATCTACCGCCAGGAGTTCTCGCAGAGCGTCATCTTCGTCATGTTCGAATCGAACACCGCCGAAGCCGGCGAGTATTTCAGCCAGTACTTCAGCCTCTGGCTGTGCCTGGCGCTGCTGGTCTACAGCGTGGTCGCGGTACTGCTGTGGCGGCGCATCCGCCCGGTCACCCTGCCGCTCTACACCCGCGTGCCGGTGGCCGTGCTGCTGGTGGTGATGAACCTGGTCTACCCCTTCTACAAGCAGATGGTCACCCAGGAGCGTAGCTTCGCCGAGGCGCTGGAGAAGGTGCAGCAGCGCATGGAGCCGGCCGTGCCCTGGCAACTGGTCGTGGGCTACGCCCAGTACCGCCAGCAGCTGGACAACATGCAGAAGCTGCTGGAGCAGAACGCCTCCCTGCCGCCGCTGCAGAACCTCAAGGACAGCAGCGGCGAAGCGCCGCGCACTCTGGTACTGGTGCTGGGTGAATCCACCACCCGCGAGCACATGCACCTGTACAGCTACCCGCGCGAAACCACCCCGAACCTCGACGCCCTGGCGGCGGCCGAGGGCCACAACCTGACGGTGTTCCAGAACGTGGTCTCGCCGCGTCCCTACACCATCGAGGTGATGCAGCAGATCCTCACCTTCGGTGACGAGCAGAACCCCGACAAGTTCCTCACCGATCCGTCGCTGATCAACCTGATGAAACAGGCAGGCTACAAGACCTTCTGGATCACCAACCAGCAGACGATGACCAAGCGCAACACCATGCTCACCACCTTCTCGCAGCAGACGGATGCGCAGTTCTACCTGAACAACCAGCGCAACCAGAACGCCAGCCAGTACGACGGCGTGGTGCTCGAACCCTTCGAGAAGGCCCTGCAGGACCCGGCGCAGAAGAAGTTCATCGTCATCCACCTGCTCGGCACGCACATGGACTACCGCTACCGCTATCCGGAGCAGTACGCCCAGTTCAAGGACCGCCAGGGCGTGCCCTCGGCGCTATCGGACGACCAGGTGGAAACCTACAACTTCTATGACAACGCCGTGCTGTACAACGACTTCGTGGTCTCCAGCCTGATCAAGCGTTACGCCGCGACCGACCCGAACGGTTTCCTGCTGTACCTCTCCGACCACGGCGAGGATGTCTACAGCTCGGGCAACCACGACCGCCTGGGCCGCAACGAAGGCGCCCCGACCCGGCCGATGTACACCATTCCGTTCATGGTCTGGACCTCGCCCAGCTGGCAGGCAGCGCACCCGCGCGACCTGCAGGCGGCCGCCAACCGTCCGTACAGCAGCTCGCACCTGATCCACACCCTGTCGGATCTGGCGGGCCTGAGCTACGACCGCTTCGAGCCGGTCAAGAGCCTGGTCAGCGACCAGTTCGCCGTGGCCCCGCGCTGGATCGGCGACCCGTACAAGAAGGATGGCCTGCGCGAGTTCGATAAGCTGCCGCCGACCCAGGCCGCGCCGCAGCAGGAGATCGTCAAGGAATCCAAGTCGCCGGATACCGCCCAGGCTCCGGAAGCGCAACCCAACAAGGGTTGA
- a CDS encoding tetratricopeptide repeat protein: MSFVLRRTEEVAVEDLNGQLADNPRQAARLILAAARDGELEAQALLGQILLDGRGIERAPSLAMTWFGIAAERGHSMARNMLGRCLEHGWGCAADPTSAAGHYALAAEAGLDWAMYNLANLLATGRGVARDEAHALALYRRAAELGHAKSMNLVGRFYEEGLVVPRDAEAAHRWYRHSAEAGDFRGQFSHATVLAEAGDLEGALPWLQRALQGGNLNFLRVARDQLARSPQEALRQLAHAYGQRAAELGDESDGIRLDSLRPA; the protein is encoded by the coding sequence ATGAGCTTCGTCCTGCGCCGCACCGAAGAAGTCGCCGTTGAAGACCTCAATGGCCAGCTCGCCGACAACCCACGCCAGGCTGCCCGGCTGATCCTCGCCGCCGCTCGCGACGGCGAGCTGGAAGCCCAGGCGCTGCTCGGCCAGATCCTCCTCGACGGCCGCGGCATCGAGCGCGCCCCATCGCTGGCCATGACCTGGTTCGGCATCGCCGCCGAACGCGGCCACAGCATGGCGCGCAACATGCTCGGCCGCTGCCTGGAACACGGCTGGGGTTGCGCCGCCGACCCCACCTCAGCCGCCGGCCACTACGCGCTCGCCGCCGAAGCCGGCCTGGACTGGGCGATGTACAACCTGGCCAACCTGCTGGCCACCGGACGCGGCGTGGCACGCGACGAGGCGCACGCCCTGGCGCTATACCGCCGGGCGGCGGAACTGGGGCACGCCAAGTCGATGAATCTGGTCGGCCGCTTCTACGAGGAAGGCTTGGTGGTCCCCCGCGATGCCGAGGCCGCCCATCGCTGGTACCGGCACTCCGCCGAGGCCGGTGACTTCCGTGGGCAGTTCAGCCACGCCACGGTGCTGGCCGAGGCCGGCGACCTGGAAGGCGCCTTGCCCTGGCTGCAGCGCGCGCTGCAGGGTGGCAACCTGAACTTCCTGCGGGTCGCCCGCGATCAACTGGCCCGGTCCCCACAGGAAGCCTTGCGTCAGCTGGCTCACGCCTATGGCCAGCGTGCCGCCGAACTGGGCGATGAATCCGACGGAATACGTCTGGATTCGCTACGTCCAGCCTAG
- a CDS encoding Fe2+-dependent dioxygenase, whose protein sequence is MLLHIPGIFTREEVVRIRAALEQAEWGDGKATAGYQSARAKHNLQLPQDHPLAREIGEAMLQRLWSNPLFQSAALPHKVFPPLFNCYTGGGSFDFHIDNAVRDVQGGRERVRTDVSSTLFFSDPEDYDGGELVIQDTYGTQQVKLPAGDLVLYPATSLHKVNPVTRGARIASFFWTQSLVREDSQRALLFQMDQSIQALTRDVPEHPALVELTGTYHNLLRRWVDV, encoded by the coding sequence ATGCTGTTGCACATTCCCGGCATCTTCACCCGCGAGGAAGTGGTGCGTATTCGCGCCGCCCTGGAACAGGCCGAATGGGGCGACGGCAAGGCTACCGCCGGCTACCAGTCGGCCCGTGCCAAGCACAACCTGCAGTTGCCGCAGGACCACCCGCTGGCCCGCGAGATCGGCGAGGCCATGCTGCAGCGCCTGTGGAGCAACCCACTGTTCCAGTCCGCCGCGTTGCCGCACAAGGTCTTTCCTCCACTGTTCAACTGCTATACCGGCGGCGGCTCCTTCGACTTCCACATCGACAACGCCGTGCGCGACGTCCAGGGCGGCCGCGAGCGCGTACGCACCGACGTCTCCTCGACCCTGTTCTTCAGCGACCCCGAGGATTACGACGGCGGCGAACTGGTGATCCAGGACACCTACGGCACCCAGCAGGTCAAGCTGCCGGCCGGCGACCTGGTGCTCTACCCCGCCACCAGCCTGCACAAGGTCAACCCGGTGACCCGTGGCGCGCGAATCGCCTCCTTCTTCTGGACCCAGAGCCTGGTGCGCGAGGACAGCCAGCGCGCCCTGCTGTTCCAGATGGACCAGTCGATCCAGGCGCTGACCCGCGACGTGCCCGAGCATCCGGCGCTGGTCGAACTGACCGGCACCTACCACAACCTGCTGCGCCGCTGGGTGGATGTCTGA